ACGTTGCACGTTTCAAGTTTCACGTGACAGCAACCCCGACGACGTGAAACGCGAAACTGGAAACGTGAAACCTGCCGTTCGCCTTGGCCTTCGCTACGTGCGTGGACTGCGCGAGGATGCGGCGCATGCGCTGGTGTGTGCCCGGGAGCAGAGGCCGTTTGATTCCATTACCGACCTGGCACGGCGAGTGCCGGAGCTGCGCCGGACGGAGCTGGAGACACTGGCCGCCATTGGAGCGTTGAACGCTATTGGCTCCGCAGGCGCGGCGGAGCAGGTTTCACGTGTCACGTTTCAAGTTTCAGGTGAAAGCACTCCTGACGACGTGAAACGTGAAACTCGAAACGTGAAACCTCGTCTTCACCGCCGCGATGCTCTCTGGCAGGTGGCCAGCGCCAGCCGGGGAGAAGGGCCGCTGCTGCGCGCGGTGCCGGAGCCGGATGCGGCCTCGCCGCTGCCGGCGATGGATCGGGAAGAGCGGCTGGTCTCGGATTTCCGCGGGACCGGGCTCACAGTCGGCCCACATCCGATGGCGTATCGCCGGAATGAGTTAAAGGCCAAGGGCATTTGTACCGCCGCCGAGCTGGAAAAAATTCCCCATGGCCGGTGGGTATGCGCGGCCGGATGCGTCATTGCGAGGCAGCGGCCGGGCACGGCAAGGGGATTCGTCTTTCTTAGCCTGGAGGACGAAACCGGAATCGCTAATGCGATCGTTACTCCCGATCTGTTCGAGCAGAACCGGCTGCTGCTGGTCGGAGAAAAGTTTTTGCTGGTGGAAGGCGTGTTGCAGAACCTGGACAATGTCATCTCAGTGAAGGCGCACCGCGTGCTGCCGCTGCCGATCACGGAAGCGGAAACCAAGTCGCACGATTTTCATTGATCTTGCAGCGCCTAGCAGGGCGCGACAACAACGGGTTGCGACGGAACAACAGCTTTTTGCATTCCGACTCGTTGCTGGCGGAAGTTGACACAACGCAAGCGGGAGAAAATTTTCGGAGCGCCTCCAAATCCACAGCTCAACGGGGTAATATTGACGAGTACTCATGGTGAGGCATACCCCCAGTCCATGCGGGTCCTGCCATAGTTTCAAAACCCTAGGAGCAGTTGAGAAATGCCCAGAGTAAAACGTGAGCAAGTGACAACGACGCAACCCCCTGCCAAGGCCGCCACTTCCATTCTGGAGAAAAAGAACGGACACAACGGCAGCAGCAAGGCCAGTTCGTCCTTCGACCTGGAAACGGCAATCCGCGTCCGCGCCTACGAGTTGTACGAGAAGCGCGGCCGGCAAGACGGCTGTGCCCAGGACGACTGGTTCCAGGCTGAGGCGGAAGTGCTGTCACGTTTTTCGCGTACGGCATAGCAGCAGTTCCGCTTTGGCGGATCGGGCCCAAGGATCTCGGATTACGGCGGTCTTTTGCAGAGAGTTCTGCTTATTGACGATAGTCCGCTGCAACTTCGCGTGCGCGAGGCGATCTTGCGCGACGCCGGGATAGAGGTGTGCATCGCCACCACGGCGGAGAGCGCGCACGCCGTGCTGCGCAGCGAGAAAGTGGGAGACAGCATCGGTGTGATCGTCACCGACCACATCCTGCCGGGCGCCAGCGGGGCGGAGTTTGTGCGTCAACTGCGGCAACTCAAGCCCGCGGTGGCGGTGATTGTCATTACCGGCCTGCCCGAAGCGGAAGACGAATATGCGGGGCTCAATGTCGTTTTCCGGCAAAAGCCGGTACCCCCGCCGGAGTTGATTGCGCTAGTGCGCGATTGCATGAAGGACAACGCCGCTTAAACCGCGCCTGCCCAGCGACTCCCAAACATCAAGACTTGTGCGCGACCGGTTGCGCCCGCTTCGCTTTAACCGTCCAAAACCGCGGTTGGACTTCCGCGGTTCGCGTCCTTAGTTGCCGAGCGCCTGGGTTTCTGAAAAAATAGGCAGCACGGTGGTGAGTCCCTCCTAATGCCATTGCTTGGAAGTTTCTCGCTGGTCCTCGCGCTAGCGCTCAGCCTGTATTGTTTTGTGGCAGGGGCGTTTGCGCTGTTCGGTCACGGCCCCGGCTACGAGCGCCTGGGCGAAACCGCGCGCCGGGCCGGCATCGCCGCCTGGGCTGCCATAGCGATTGCCGCTGCGGTGCTGGTAGTCGCCACGTTCCAGAACGATTTTTCCATCGCCTACATCCTCCACCACAGCAACCGCGACCTGGGCGCGCCTTACAAGTTCGCGGCGCTCTGGTCAGGCCAGGAAGGCTCGTTGCTGTTCTGGTCGCTGTTGCTGGCCAGCTACGGCCTGGTGTTGCGCATGCGGCACAAGGTGGATACGCGGCTAGTGGCGTACGCATCGGTGGTCATTGCTGCGGTGCAGGCCTTCTTTCTGCTGCTGGTCAATTTTGCCGCGCCGCCGTTTGCGCTAACCCAAGGCGCCATTCCGGCGGACGGCAACGGACTGAACCCTCTGCTGCAGTATCCGGAAATGGTGATTCACCCGCCGATGCTCTATCTCGGCTACGTGGGATTCACGGTGCCTTTCGCCTTCGCGCTGGCGGCGCTGATCATGCGTTATCCGGGCGAGAAGTGGATCCACATCACCCGCCGCTGGACCATGGTGACGTGGGGCTTCCTGACCTGCGGCATTTTCCTGGGTGCACACTGGGCGTACTCGGTGCTGGGCTGGGGCGGCTATTGGGGATGGGACCCGGTGGAGAATGCCTCGCTGATGCCCTGGCTCACCGGCACGGCTTTTCTGCACTCGGTGATGATGCAGGAAAAACGCGGCATGCTGAAGATGTGGAACATGTGGCTGATATTCGCCACTTTCCTGCTGTCGATTTTCGGCACGTTCCTGACGCGCAGCGGCGTGGTCAGCTCGGTACACGCCTTTGCACAATCCTCGATCGGGGACTGGTTCGTCGGATTCCTGGCGCTGTCATTTGCGGTTTGTGTCTTCTTCTTTGTGAAGAACCGTTCCCATTTGAAGAGCGAGCACCGGTTGGAATCGCTGGTCTCGCGCGAATCCAGTTTCCTGTTCAACAACCTGATTCTGCTGGTCGCTTGCTTCACCGTGCTCTGGGGGACGCTGTTCCCGATCCTCAGCGAGTGGGTGCAGGGCCACAAGATCACCGTCGGTCCGCCATTTTTCAACCGGGTCAACATTCCGATCGCGTTGTTGCTTCTGCTGCTGACCGCGGTCGGACCGCTGCTGGCGTGGCGCAAGACGTCGCTGGAGAGCCTGAAGCGCAATTTTCTTGCGCCGACGCTGATTGCGGTCGGCGCAGTAGTGCTCCTGGTGGTGACGCCGCCATCGTGGGGCGGGCCGTTTGGAATGCGGCCCTGGCAAGATTCGTCTTACCTGTTCTCGCTGATGACGATCATGCTGTCGGTGCTGGTCGCGGCCACGGTGACCTCGGAGTTCGTGCGCGGCGGCAGGGTAATCGCTCGCCACACTTCGAGTTCTCTGTTGTCCGGGGTCCTGCAATTGACGCGGCGCAATACGCGACGCTACGGCGGATACATTGTGCACTTCGGTGTCATCGTCATCATGATTGGATTTGCCGGCGCTGCGTTCAATCGTGATACCGAGCACGAATTGGGCAACGGACAGCAGATGTCTATCGGGCCGTACACGCTGGTGTGCCGCTCCTATACCGACGATGACAACCCGAATTACCGCAGCCAGTGGGCAATCATTGACGTCAGCAAGAACGGCAAGCCGGTGGCGACCATGTATCCCGAGCGCCGCTTCTACAAGGCGAGCCAGCAGACGGCGACGATCGTCGCCAACCGCTCGACCTTGAAAGAGGACCTGTATCTGGTTTACAGCGGGCTGAATGAAGACACCGGGCGGCCGATTATCCGCGCGCATTTGAATCCACTTGTCTTGTGGATCTGGATTGGGGTGCTGATCGTGATTGCCGGCACGGGCGTGGCCCTGGTGCCGAACGCGGCGCCAGTTCGCGCCACCGTCCCCGCGCGGGTTGCGGCCGCCGCCGAGCCGGTGGGAGCCGGACGATGAAAAGGGTCAAGCGTGCAGCTTCGCTCGTAGTTGTCTGCCTTGCCGTGCTTATTTTTGCGGGCGCGGGTGACGATCTCGGCGGCCGTTTCGATTCGGTCGGACACAAGCTGATGTGCCGCTGCGGCTGTAACCAGGTGCTGCTGGAGTGCAACCACGTCGGCTGCACTTATTCCGAGGGAATGCGCAACGAACTGATGGCCGGCCTGCAGCGCGGCGAAAGTGACGACCTGGTGATGCAGGGGTTTGTGCAGAAGTACGGGCCGACGGTTCTGGCTGCGCCGACCGCCACGGGATTCAATCGCGTGGCATGGATCATGCCGTTCGCAGCGCTGAGCGGCGGGCTGTTGCTGGTGGTGCTGGTGGTGAAGGCTTGGAATACCCGGCGCGCTCCGGCGGTAGTGCCGGCCGCCGGACCCGGCCTCGACGCGCGTGAGATGGATGACCTGCGTCGGCGGGTGCACGAGGAGACGGAATTATGATGATTGCCGCCTGCGTGCTCATGACCGCCGCGCTTTTCTTTTACATTTTCTCGCTGCCGGCCCGGGTCGATCCCGGCGAGGAAAAGACAAGGCTGACCTTCCTCCGCGAGCGCAAGGAGATGGTGTACGAAAACCTCCGCGACCTGAACTTTGAATACAAGGCCGGCAAGTATCCCGAGGCCGATTACCAGACGATGCGGGCTGCCCTGGAACAGGAAGCGGCGTCGTTGCTGGCCGAGATTGAGGGGCTGGAGAAAAGCGAGTACCGAGTAGCGAGTACTTAGTACCGAGTACCGAGAGACAAGGTCATAGGATTGGGCAGTACATTTTTGTGCGCGGAGTAAGACTATTGAAGCTGCAATTGAAAATGGCAGTTCTGGCGGCGCTATTGAACCTTGCCGCATTCGCATCTGCCGAAACCCTCGGTGGAACTGTGACCAATGGCACCACCGGCAAGCCGGCCGCGGGCGATGATGTCGTCCTGCTCACGCTGGCGCAGGGCATGCAGGAATCGGGCAGGACCAAGACCGACGCGCAAGGCAGGTTCAGCTTTGACAACGCTTCCGCAGGACCGCACCTGGTGAGGGTGAATCACCAGGGAGTGAATTATTTTCCAGCCGGCGGGCCGATCCGTCCCGGGACGACCATGACGGAAATCAAAGTTTACGATGCCGCGAAGAAACTGGATGGCATTAGCGAGAACGTGCGGGTCATGCGGGTGCAGGCCGACCAGAAGTCGCTGCAGGTAATCGAACTGATCTCGCTCAAGAACAGCTCCAACCCGCCGCGTTCGCTCATGTCGGATCGCACCTACGAGATCACGCTGCCGGAGGGGGCACAGGTGGATGAAGGCGTGGCGCAGGGCCCCGGCGGCATGCCGGTAAATTCCGCGCCGGTGCCTTCCGACAAGGCCAAGGGAAAATATTATTTCGTATTCCCGATCCGCCCGGGGGAGACACGCTTCCAGGTGGCGTATCACCTGCCGTACTCAGGGGAAGCGACGCTGAGGCCGAAGGTCACGGGGAAGCTGGAGCACTTTGCCGTCATGCTGCCCAAGAGCATGGAATTCGGCGCGAAAAACAGCGGGATTTATTCCACGGTGAACGATGAAAACGGACAAGCCAACCTGCAGGTTGCGACCCAGGTGACGCCGGAAAAAGATCTCAGTTTCCGTGTCGCGGGAACGGGCATGCTCGCCGACCAGCAAGGAGCGCCGGGCGGACAGCAGGAAGCTGGCGCCGGTGGCGCCATGGGTGCCGGCGACGGGGCGCGCCCCGGCGGTGGGTTGGGAACGCCGGAGGGCACGCCGGATCCTATCCACAAATATCGTTGGGCGATATTAGGGGCATGCCTGGCGCTGCTCGCCGCCGGCGGAGGTTGGGTGGCAACGCGCAACCAGCCTGCTGCGCCTGTGCCGACCGCGCCGATGCAAAGATCCGCGGCAACCGTTGCTCCTGTCTTCAGTTCGCAGCCGCAAAACACTTCCACCGCGACCGCACCGCGGTCGTCCATGCTCCTGGAGGGTTTGAAAGAAGAGCTGTTCCAGTTGGAAGTGGAGCGCCAGCAGGGCCGCATCTCGGATGCCGAGTACCAGCAGGCGAAATCAGCGCTGGATCAAACGCTGCAGCGCGCGCTGCAACGCGCCAAGGCGAACCCGGCGTAGGGTTCTGGTTTTTCCATCCGGACGCCAACCGATTTTTCTTACGCGGCATCTTTCACAGCGGAGGATTGCCATGCCCGTGTTGCAGAAAAGTGTCGCCGCGCTCGCCCACAAAATGCCGAAAGTCATCAGCCCCAAGACCCACGCGATCGCCGATTACGCCACCATCGGCGCTTTCGGCTTGCTGGCGGGCATCCTCTGGGGCCGCAACAAGCGCGCCGCCATCAGCGCGCTGATCTGCGGGGGCGCGGAACTGACAACTACGCTGCTGACGGATCTTCCCGGCGGCATGGCCGACGTCATCAGCCTTCCTGCCCACGTCAAGATCGACTTTGCATTGGCCGCCGCGGCCAGCGCCCTTCCCAGCTTCCTGGGATTCGACGATGGTTCCGAGGCCAAATGGTTCCGCATTCTCGGCCTGAACATCACCACTGTCGCCGCCATGACCGAGACCGGAAGCGTGCGCCGCCGGCAGGTCCGCCGCCGGGCAGCCTGAAAACTGCTTTAGTCCTAAGTTCACCGGCCCGAACAGCCGACTTCGACAGAGGTCTTAGCGACTGCCCTACGCAAGCCAAAAGCGGGTTCGAGTGGGCCACCCGTCCGATATCGACGGATTGAAATCCGCACACATTTTTCCACCTCACCCGAAGATGTGATGGTTATCACGGCAGCGTCGCCAATAAGG
This is a stretch of genomic DNA from Terriglobales bacterium. It encodes these proteins:
- a CDS encoding cytochrome c-type biogenesis protein CcmH, with the translated sequence MKRVKRAASLVVVCLAVLIFAGAGDDLGGRFDSVGHKLMCRCGCNQVLLECNHVGCTYSEGMRNELMAGLQRGESDDLVMQGFVQKYGPTVLAAPTATGFNRVAWIMPFAALSGGLLLVVLVVKAWNTRRAPAVVPAAGPGLDAREMDDLRRRVHEETEL
- a CDS encoding response regulator, producing MQRVLLIDDSPLQLRVREAILRDAGIEVCIATTAESAHAVLRSEKVGDSIGVIVTDHILPGASGAEFVRQLRQLKPAVAVIVITGLPEAEDEYAGLNVVFRQKPVPPPELIALVRDCMKDNAA
- a CDS encoding heme lyase CcmF/NrfE family subunit; the encoded protein is MPLLGSFSLVLALALSLYCFVAGAFALFGHGPGYERLGETARRAGIAAWAAIAIAAAVLVVATFQNDFSIAYILHHSNRDLGAPYKFAALWSGQEGSLLFWSLLLASYGLVLRMRHKVDTRLVAYASVVIAAVQAFFLLLVNFAAPPFALTQGAIPADGNGLNPLLQYPEMVIHPPMLYLGYVGFTVPFAFALAALIMRYPGEKWIHITRRWTMVTWGFLTCGIFLGAHWAYSVLGWGGYWGWDPVENASLMPWLTGTAFLHSVMMQEKRGMLKMWNMWLIFATFLLSIFGTFLTRSGVVSSVHAFAQSSIGDWFVGFLALSFAVCVFFFVKNRSHLKSEHRLESLVSRESSFLFNNLILLVACFTVLWGTLFPILSEWVQGHKITVGPPFFNRVNIPIALLLLLLTAVGPLLAWRKTSLESLKRNFLAPTLIAVGAVVLLVVTPPSWGGPFGMRPWQDSSYLFSLMTIMLSVLVAATVTSEFVRGGRVIARHTSSSLLSGVLQLTRRNTRRYGGYIVHFGVIVIMIGFAGAAFNRDTEHELGNGQQMSIGPYTLVCRSYTDDDNPNYRSQWAIIDVSKNGKPVATMYPERRFYKASQQTATIVANRSTLKEDLYLVYSGLNEDTGRPIIRAHLNPLVLWIWIGVLIVIAGTGVALVPNAAPVRATVPARVAAAAEPVGAGR
- a CDS encoding carboxypeptidase regulatory-like domain-containing protein, whose amino-acid sequence is MAVLAALLNLAAFASAETLGGTVTNGTTGKPAAGDDVVLLTLAQGMQESGRTKTDAQGRFSFDNASAGPHLVRVNHQGVNYFPAGGPIRPGTTMTEIKVYDAAKKLDGISENVRVMRVQADQKSLQVIELISLKNSSNPPRSLMSDRTYEITLPEGAQVDEGVAQGPGGMPVNSAPVPSDKAKGKYYFVFPIRPGETRFQVAYHLPYSGEATLRPKVTGKLEHFAVMLPKSMEFGAKNSGIYSTVNDENGQANLQVATQVTPEKDLSFRVAGTGMLADQQGAPGGQQEAGAGGAMGAGDGARPGGGLGTPEGTPDPIHKYRWAILGACLALLAAGGGWVATRNQPAAPVPTAPMQRSAATVAPVFSSQPQNTSTATAPRSSMLLEGLKEELFQLEVERQQGRISDAEYQQAKSALDQTLQRALQRAKANPA
- a CDS encoding DUF2934 domain-containing protein, producing the protein MPRVKREQVTTTQPPAKAATSILEKKNGHNGSSKASSSFDLETAIRVRAYELYEKRGRQDGCAQDDWFQAEAEVLSRFSRTA